DNA from Papio anubis isolate 15944 chromosome 1, Panubis1.0, whole genome shotgun sequence:
agcagcctGAGCTAAGGCAGGAACCAcgtaaatatttcatgtaataattattattttagagataagatcttactctgttgcgcaggctggagtgcagtgctgtgatcatagctcactgcagcctccaacttctgggctcaaacaatcctcccatctcagcctcctgagtaggtagtaCTACAGGTACATgacaccacacccacctaattaaaaatttttctgttgagacagggtctccttatgttgcccaggtgggtcttgaactcctggactcctgcctcagcctcccaaagtgctgggattacaggcatgagccaccgtgcccagcttcaTGGCAATTATTCATAGGAAAACAGaattagggccaggtgcagtggctcacacctgtaattccaacactttgggagaccaagaagggaggattgcttgagcccagaagtttgaaaccagcctaagtaacaaagtgagacccccatctctagaaaaaagtaaaaaaattagctgagcatggtggtgtgcacctatggtcccagcttctcaggaggctgaagcaggaggatcccttgagcccaggaggtcaaggctgcagtgaactgtgttcacaccactgcactccagcccgaatggaaagtgagaccctgtctcaaacaaaaataaaaacgaatccagaaatagataaaaatgaaaagtattccttaaaactgaaaatcaattaatgaacCTAACTGTATATTAGGTTGGTGACATAACTACACACACAAAAGTATTATTTCAAACGTGTTTAAGACACAGTAATTTGAACTAATACATAACAAATAGGTTATAGTTGAATATCCTGAGGACAAAAAGAACCAcaagagtggctcatgcctgtaattccagcactttgggaggccgagggaggtggatcacaaggtcaagagtttgagaccagcctgaccaacatcgtgaaaccccatctctactaaaaatacaaaaattagctgggcatggtggtgggcacctgtattcccagctacttggaaggctgaagcagaattgctcgaacccaggaggcggaggttgcagtgagccaagatagcgccactgcactcccgtctgggtgacagagcaagactccatctcaaaaaaaaaaaaaaccacacaggaAACTCCCAACAGCATTCAGTGGTTTTTTACTATTAGTTGTGATATGGGCATTATAACTTTGAAACACCTAGCATGCAGATTTTGGTCTCTAAATACCATTTGCCACTAAAAGGAACCAGCGTTCCATGGCAAATAGCCAATTCTAGATTTGGAGCAAAAAAGAATGTACAAAGTGATCCTGGAGTATCTTATATcaagaaaattatcaaaactaCTAGggtcgccaggtgtggtggctcatgcctgtaatcccagcactttgggaggccaaggtgggtggatcacctgaggttgataattcaagaccagccagacccacatggagaaaccccatctctactaaaaatacaaaattagctgggcttggtagcacatgcctataatcccagctacttgggaaggctgaggcaggagaatcgcttgaacctgggaggcagaggttgcgatgagctgagatcgcaccattgcactccaccctgggcaacagagcaaaactctgtctcaaaaacaaaaacaaaaaacaacaacaacaacaacaaaaactactgGGGTcggccggtcacggtggctcatgcctgtaaccccagctctttggaagTCGGAGGTggcagacagcttgagcccaggagtttgagatcagcctggccaacatgacgaaacctgcCCCAAGGACCTTATTTAGATGCTGAGAAAAACAAGTTAATTTCAcaaatgtatttttgagacaataGGAGAAATCTGAACACGGACTGGGTATTGGGTAATATGAACaaattgttattaattttattagatGTGATGACTTCTGGCTACGTGGGGAAAAAGAGACacacgggccgggcgcggtggctcaagcctgtaatcccagcactttgggaggccgagacgggcggatcacgaggtcaggagatcgagaccatcctggctaacacagtgaaaccccgtctctactaaaaatacaaaaacttagccgggcgaggtggcgggcgcctgtagtcccagctactcgggaggctgaggcaggagaatggcgtaaacccgggaggcggagcttgcagtgagctgagatccggccactgcactccagcctgggtgacagagcgagactccgtctcaaaaaaaaaaaaaaaaaaaaagagacacacgTTGAAGTGTTTACCCACGAAATTTTACGTTGGGTCAAGGATTTAAAATACTCcactgaaaatttaaaagaccACACAGATAGAGGAAATaagatttatctttatattatacaatctacagttttacattttccattaaaaccttattttattttgtttgttttaaaattgaaaggCGCAAGACAGAACAGCTCATCCCAAGGTAGccaaaggaaggaaatcattTGAAAGACTCTCCTCCTGCAGCCCCGCCTCTGCCCCAGCGCCCCCAGCCCTTCACCCCTCCACGTCCTCACCTGCCGCCGTGGACTCTGCAGGACTGAGGTCGGAAGGAGGCGGGCAGAGCGGCCTGGTCATCTTCGAAGGAGAAGTGGTCGCCCAGAAAGTCGGGGCGGGAGAAAAGCTGAATCTGGAGGCAGAGAGGGGAGATGAGGGGAAGAAGGGCGATGGAGTAGGGCCGAGaacagtggggaggggagaggtttGAAacgaggggagagaagggagccCAAAGACTCCCTGTGGAGTCCCCGCCTTACCTTTGAGACGAAGTGCAGATCGTGCTCCCCGACCTGAAGGGAGGGGCGGAATTGAGAATTAGGGAGAGTGCCGGCCCCCTGCCTCCGCTCCTCTAGGTTTCAGTACTGCCCACCCCGCGGCCGCACCCTCGGCCCCGCCACCTCCCAAGGCCCCGCCCCGAGCGCCCAGGCAGGTCCTCCAGCCCGCTACCTCTGCGTGGGGGCGGGGCGCACCCGAACTCCAGGTCCCGCCACCGGGGAGGCCCCGCCCCCCCGCGGCCGGCACGCACCTGTAGGACCGGCTGTAGCGAAGCGAGGGCGCTGTTGCCCGCGCCCCAGTCCTCGCAGTTACGGTACACGCCCTTCTCCAGCACGTACTGTTCTCCGGAGAAGCCCACCTCCTGGTAGGCCACCCACCTGCAGGAAGGACGGGGCGCGGGTCAGCTGGGACAGAGCCTGCACCTCTCCTGGAACCGCCCCCGGCTCACCCGGGCCCAACCCGCTCCCGGAGCCCGGGTCACTTACACGCCGCTGAGCACGTGGATGGCCTGTGTGCTGGGGCCGTGTTGCACCAGCTCCACATCCGGCAATGCCTTGCTCACCTCCACGCCATGTCCCTCGAAGTCCATGGCCTCAAATAGCACGACGGCCGGGTCCCCAAAGTCCTGGGTTCCCAGGGACAGTCAGGTCTTTCCCGCCCACAAACCGAAACCCCTGGGAGTGCCCAGACCCGAGGGTCACAGCCCACCCGGGGAATTAGGGGTGAGGCTGACAGTACGGCCTGGAGAAGAGCAGCAGAGGGAAGAGAGGCTAGACCTCTGGGAACACTTCCAGGGAGAACACGGAGAGGGGGTACAAATTCTTCCCTCCACAAATTGTACTGGGGGAGGGCTGCCTGGGGCCAGGTGGGCCAATTGCCTTTGCTTACCGTCCGGATGACCCGGAGGGAGGTCAGCAACTCGTCATAGCCTCCCCAGTGTGACCAGTCTGGGTATTCCCCCTCCTCCAGCAGATACTGGTGGCCCCGAAAGCCCTCCTTCTCGTAGCCCACCCAGCTGGGAAAAGCAGAAGGACGGACAGGCAGGTTCAATCATAGGAGGCCCATGGATGAATGAGATAGCTGTCCCCACCCCTATGCAGCCCAGGTCACTCCCCACTCCCAAGGGTACAGGCCAGTGGAGGCGATGAAATGGAAGGAAGGGTCCTGAGTTCTCACCAGCCCCCGAGAACTCTCAGGGACCCCACAGAGGCCAGGTGGGGGCTCTGGCTGTCCTCTGGCTGCTGAAGGTTGTAGATGTCTTGGCTCACTTCCCAGCTGCGGCCCTGAAAGCCGGGGGCCTCATACACCACAGCCTGGGGGAAAACGGGTGTCAGGATGGCAGGGAGTCATCTGGACCCAAACACACTCAGCCAGCTCAGGAATGGCTCTGCCCAGCATCGGGCCAATGTGGCACCCCCCAGTCCTCCCACCTTCTCACTGAACTCCATCCCCTTACCCGATTCCTGTCTCTACTCTGACCTCTGACCTTCTTACACATCAAAAGCAAGTTCCCAGTGAGCCCATCAGGTCCCGTCTCCCTAGACCCAGCTTCTGGCCCCCAGTGCCCTCCTCTCTGGATTTCCTGTCCAGACCATGATAACCAGACACCTGCACCCCACCACCAAAGGCCCTCTTTGGCTCTTAAGCCCAGACTCTTACCCTCGGCTCCCCTGGCTTCTCCACATTTGGGCAGCCCTGCAGAGGAGACAGAGCTGAGACACCAGCCCAGAGATGGGAAAGACAGATGGGGCTGGGGATCTAGGATTTTCTTGATCCTGAGAACCCCAACCCCATGtcttccctcttcccccacctcTTAGGTTaatcctccctctccttccactCCCATTCCCAATAGCAGCTCCCAGGAAGCAGTCTCCAAGGGGTGCTGTTTTAACTTCATCCCCCGTCCCTTCCCACCGACTGCAGGACCATGTTACTTGGGACAAGGGGCAGAGCCTAGACCTCCTGGCCTGTGGGTGTGCCCTGTTCTTTACCAATCTCATGGGCTTCAGGGAGCCCACGCTGGGGTCCGATGTGCCCCAGGCCTCTGAGGTGGGGTACTCTCCAGGTTCCAGGATGTAGGGAGTGTCTTCAAATAATGGTTTGGGATACAGTAGCCACCTGGGGGAAGGCAGAGAGGCTGCTGCACCCCAGACTTCAAGGGACACAGATTGGCAGGTGGGAGGGAAGGTTTAGAGGGGAAAAGGAGGTTTTCTGGGGAGGTTCCCATCAGTCTCGTATAATCTCTTGCAGTAGCCACATTGGTCTCCCTTCCTCTGACTTTGCCTTCTCTAATTTCACACAACAGCTGGAGCATTTTTCTCTAGCATGCATGGAAAACTGCTTCAGCAACCCCAGTAGTTCCCTGTTAGCCTCACAATAAAACCCAGCTATGCAAAGAGGCTCTGCAATCtggcctcctccttctccctgggACTCAATTCTTCCCACTTGTTGCTCACACCGGCTAGACTGAAAATTTGAAGCTTAAccctctcctctctgggcctttgcatgtgctatTCCCTCTGCCAGATACACTCTTTTCCCCATTCATTCGGTTGACAAATATTTAGAagcatctgctgtgtgccagacCCTGCTACAGGCATCAGGAATAGAGCAGTGAACAAACATAcaaaatctctgccctcatggagcttagatTCTTGGCCAACTCATCCCGATATGGtgtctcctcctccaggaaggttTCTCTGACTTCCACACTCTGCCTCTCATGGTATGGTGTTTTTCTGTGCTCCCTCACCCCAAAAATCTGAATTGCTATTGTCTGCTTACTTGCCTGACCCCGCCAGTGGACTGAGCACTCCTGAAGGCAAGAACTGGGTTCTGTTacctctgtgtccccagcacccagcacagtgaaTGTCAAATGAAGAGATTCTAGAATAGACCAGACTCACAGTCCTGCAGAGACAGTGGCAGATGCCACCTGCAGGGGCTTCTCCAGACCCTGGGAATTCTTCAAGGCCTCTCTTAGCTTCACTTGCGCCCCCTTGAGGCCCTCCTCAGAGAAGAGGCTGATTTCCGGGGTCCTGTAGTCCTATGGAAGGAGGGgggaaattaaatatatataaacagctgcgtgtggtggttcacgcctgtaatcccagcactttgggaggccgaggtgggcggatcacctgaggtcagcagtttgagaccagctgaccaacaaggagaaacccagtctctactaaaaataaaaaattagctgggcgtggtggtacatgcctgaaatcccagctactcgggagcctgaggcaggagaatcgcttgaacctcggaggcagaggttgcggtaagccaagatcaagccattgcactctagcctgggcaacaagagtgaaactctgtctcaaaaagaaaagatatataaacaGCCCCCTTGGACAACACCCCGCCTCCCCAAGTCCATTTAGCCAGGGCTCCAAATAGCTTCTGGGAAAACCTTTGTGGCCATTCCCCCAGAGACCAGGAAAGTGACTAGGGTGGTCTTTGCAAGGTCAACCAGCCAAGCCTGAGACCAAAGCCCATGCGGGTCCCTTGCTGAACCTTTGGGACCTGGGACTAAAGTTCCTGGGAGACCCTGCAAAGTGCCAGGCCCATAGCCTTACCTCTGGGTAGCCTGACTTCCAGCCTGGTGGGAGGATGGGCAAGATGGACAGTCACTTCCTGAGTTCCAGCTTTGACCCCTCCTTTAGGTACGATTCCTGCCTCTGCCCAGACTGGCTTTGCCTGCACCTCATCCCAGGAAGCAGCAGATCCTCTTTGTATTCTGAGTGTTTCTTCCCCACCAGGACCattttcattcactcactcattcatcaaATATGTACGAAGCATCTACTGcatgcaaggcactgtgctaaggtCATGTCCTTCcctatctcatttagtcctcccAGTGGGTGTTATTCATCCAGTCACAGGTAAGGAAAGTGAGGCTTGGAAATGTTAAGcaatctgcccaaggtcacacagcttgtaagtagCAGAGCAGTATAGTTTTTGTTCACTGTTGCAACCTAGCACCTCCCATGTGCTTGGCACACAACAGGCGCCCAATCAATGCTGAATGAATCAAAGGAATCCAGAAACATCTGACTTCAAagcctttgcttttctcttgtagTCGTTACCTCCCACATGAAGTTAAATTTATTGTCAGAAGTTCACAATTAATTGTCTGTAAACATTTGCGTGTTTCTGGagaggctttgtttcttttttgagacggagtttcgctcttgttgcccaggctagagtgcagtggcgtgatctaggctcaccgaaacctctgcctcctgggttcaagcgattctcctgcctcagcctcccaagtagctgggattacaggtgcccgccaccacgccaggctaattttttgtattttctttagtaaagacagggtttcatcatgttggccaggctggtcttgaattcctgatctcaggtgacccacctgcctcagcctcccaaagtgttgggattacaggcatgagccaccacgcccagcctctggaGAGGCTTTGAAAACTGTCCCCTCCTCCTGGGCCACTGTCCTAGTTAAGGCTAATGAGCTCTCATCATCTCCTACCAGGAAGATTGCAACAGCTCTGGAATcagttattcattctttcattagaaacaaaaatcaggccgggcgcagtggctcacacctgtaatcccagcactttgggaggctgagatgggcagatcacgaggtcaagagatcgagaccatcctggctaacacggtgaaaccccatctctactaaaaatacaaaaaaatttagccgggcatggtggcaggtgcctgtggtcccagctactcaggaggctgaggcaggagaatcgcgtgaacccgggaggtggagcttgcagcgagccgagatcatgacactgcgctccagcctgggtgacaaaatgagactctgtctcaaaaaataaaaataaaaaaaagaaagaaacaaaaatcaaacaaaccaaaagaacCAAAATGCCTGATAGACACTGCTTTTAGAGTCATTGCTCTTCCTTCTGGTGTCAAGCTTAATTTTGGTAGTTTATTACTATGCTGTGAAAACAATATTGTTGTTTTCACTTTACAaacatgaaattattattattaattattattgttattttgagacagagtttcactcttgttgcctacgctggagtgcaatggcacgatctcagctcaccacaacctccgcttcctgagttcaagcaattctccagcctcagcctcccgagtagctggaattacaggcacctgccaccacacctggctaatttttgtatttttggtagagacgaggtttcaccatgttggccaggctggtcttgaactcctgacctcaagtaatcccccaacttggcctcccaaagtgctgggattataggcgtgagccaccgtgcctggtctttgAAATTataatgttaactttttaaaccACAGAGCCCTTCCTCAAAAATCAGAGGTGCCCCTTGGCTGGAAAGCACAGCCCATCCTGGTCTCCCTCCCTCCAGGATCCCTCTTTTCTCCACCTGGCAGCCAGCCAGTGGGATGTTTATAAATCCCTAGTCTGGTTATATGGCGTCCCTGCTCCAAACCCAATCCTCATAGCCTAGCTTGACTGTAAGTCCTGCAGGGCAGAGAGGGGATCTCCCCGCACTGCCCATTGCCTGGcactggtgcctggcacatattagaCATGAGTGAGGATCTGTGAGCAAATGAATGAGCAAACATGCCTGGCACCTCAGGTCTGACTGGGGGCCTGCAAGCTGGCCCCTGGGGGGCAGGTAACCCGAACATCCCCTCCCACCTCGTCTCTGCTGCTCTCTCCCCTTCCTGCTTGAGCATGCACTCAAACTTCCCAAGGCTGCTTTCCCAAGCTGAGCTTGGCCTCTGCCTGGGCTCTGATTCCTCAAGCCAGGCTGCCCATTTCCCAGAATCTCTTTCTTCCCCAGTCAGCTCCATGGTCAGGAATCTACAGAGCAGTCCATATGAAGCCCCTCTGCTCGCTACCCCCATAAGATCTCTCCCAGGAATttcttttgaaacggagtctcactctgtcacccagattggagtgcagtggtgcaatctaggctcactgcagcctccgcctcccgggttcaagtaattctcctgttcAAGtaagcctcccgagaagctgggattactccgctaatttttgtatttttagtagacacagggtttcaccatgttggccaggctggtctccaactcctgtcctcagccgatccacctgccttggcttcccaaagtgctggcattacaggcgtgagtcactgctcccggcCTCAGGGATTTCAACTCTAGGCACCGCGAGGCCGTCTCCCACCTGCGACTCACTCACCCAGACAACTCTCCTTAGGGAGCCGATGCCTTGGGGACTCCACTTTGTCTCTGGGGTTCTGAGTTCCATGTCTCCTTCAGGCAGGACCAGCTTCTGACCCCGGAACTCTGGCTCTTCGTATAGCACCCAGCTGTGGGCACAGAGATTCCAGGGTCACAGATGGGGAGGAGTATGTGCCCAGGGCTGCTGGGTAGCTGATGGGGTTTCTCCCAGGCTGGCCTGGTCACTTCTCACTCCCCTCTGCACCCCCCGGGGTTCACAGCCAGGTGCCCTGCTGGGCACTCCCCACTCACCAGCCTCGAACTACCCTTATGGAGGCTACGGGGGCCCAGCCTGAGGCATCAACAATGTCTCCCCAGACCTCCCTGCCACTGCCTTGGCAGCCAGACTCCGAGAAGAAGATCACCTGAGAAGGCACAGAGGGGTCCTCAGGCTCTCACCCCAGgcccctgcctcctgctgcccCCACCCGCTTGCCCCCACAACCCTACCTTTCCAGGCCTGGTGTTTGGCTTGCCCTGGGTCTTTAAGGCTGGGCTCTGAAACGGAGGCAGGTGATAAAGTAAGTCCTGTGGTGTCACCTCTTTCCTGCCTCCCCACAACCTGCCATTCCAAAGATCCCACATCCTCCCTATTGACCTCCACCCCCAAGGAGCTGGTGCATAGAGGATGCTCACACTTGTTCCCAACCCCTAGAGGACTCATCACCCTGTCCCAGGAGCTGGGTGCTCATCACCTGCCTTCCTCAGCTCCCAGGATCTTGGAGCCCCCATGCCCTTTGGAATCCACAGTACAAACCTCCCACAGTAGGGATAGGGagattgaggcccagagagatgtgGCTTGCACAGGTCAACTGAACCAGACTTCAGACAGAAGGCTCTGCCCCCAGACTCTGACTCCCAGCACCACTCTCTTCACACCACCCAAGGCCTCACTTACCCACTCCTCTAGGGGCAGGGCACAGGCAAGCTTCTCTGTCAGGGATGGTCTTTCACTGCAAAGCAGGGGCAACTGTCCTGGCACCTTCCTGAGCCCCGGTGCCCCATGGGGCAGCAGGGCAGATAGTTTTGTGCCCAGCGGTTCCGGGGTGGAGGCCtccttggtggcaggcaccagacTGCCGAAAAGAAGGCTGCCTCCAAGACGGGAAGTGGGTCTGGTGCCTCCCTGCAATTCCAACCCCAGCTCTAAGTGGGGGCCCTTGGTTCCTGCTACATGCTTCTTCATCATCTCTAGAGGAGAGCAGGAGACCTGGGTGGGCCTGGCAGGGTGGAGGTCCCAGGAGGGGTTGGGCCCAGCTTTCTCCTGCCTGCGCTGAAGCTTCTCGTCATCACTTAGATAGGGGTTCTctggttcctcctcctcctcctcctctttcttttccagtGAAGGCACCTCCTGGGGGCCGGGGCCCAGCACCCATGGCCCTGGCTGGTCCTCCTCAATGGCAGGCAGTGTGGCATACATGGACAAGTAGGAGGAGCGAGGGGCTCGTGGCAGCCGGTGAGTGCGGAGGATCTCAGGGGGCTCCATGCTCCGCAGGGTATCCAGAAATATCTCCAGGTCAGTGGCCAGGGccacctcatcctcctccctcaaTGTCTCTGGGCACGTCTTGCCCTCGGTGGAGTCAGAGACAAGCTGGGACTCCGTGCTGGCCTCTGCTCCTGTTGGCACTGGGGCAGGGGTGCCTCCTGGGCTGGGGGACACTCTGTCCACTGAGGAAGATGGGGCAGGGAGAACAGCAGGGTCCTGCACAACCTCTTTCTGGGTGAGAGATGAGATGGGGCTCCCTTCAGAGTCCTGGACCCCCTTGTCCTGTTTGGGGAGTGAGGTGGCAGGAGCAGCTGGGTCTTGAACAGTCTCTTCCTTAGTGAGGGGTGGAGCAAGGCTGCCTGCAATACCCTGGACAGCCTCTTTTTGGATGCTAGGGCTGCCTTCTGGGCCCTGGACAACCTCAGTTGACTTGGGGGATGAGGCAGCAGGAGCACCGGACCCCTGCACCACTTCTTTCTGGGCAGGAGATGAGGCAGCAGGAGCACCAGGGCCCTTCACGACCTCTTTCCGGGTGGGGGACGAGGCATCAGGAGCACTGGACTCCTGCACCACCTCCTTCTGGGTGGGGGATGAGGCATCAGGAGCACCGGGGCCCTTCACGACCTCTTTCCGGGTGGGGGACGCAGCCGCAGGAGCACCGGGGCCCCACACCACCTCCTTCTGGGTAAAGGTGAGGACAGGGACATTTTCAGAGTTCTGAACAAACTTATTGCTTGGGGACGATGGAGCAGAAAGACCTCCTGGGCTGGGGACATCCTTCCTTCTTATAGAGGATGGAGCAGGAGGTTGTTCAGGGACTGTCACACGCTCCCTCCTCACCATGGGCAGCACGGTGGCAGCAGGGGGGTCCACAAGCCCTTCCCTTTTTATAGGGGGCAGAACAAGGGGAGTGAGCTGGGTCCTGGCATGAGTGGGCACCACAGGCTGCTTTGCAGGGTGGGCTAGGCTTGGAGAGGGGACATGGGTCTGGAGTCTGGGAGAGGAGGGGACTGATGCTTGACCCTGAGAAGTCTGGAGAGGGAGCTCAGTGGAACTGGGGGCTCCCAGCACCTGCCAGAGCTCACAGGCCCTGGCATCCGGGGCTCTGCCCTGGTCTCGATCTGCACAGGCTGCAGGGACATCCTGATTCTTAGGCAGGTGAGCACTGGCTGGGATGCCTGTAGAGACCAGGGCAGAGCTGTCTTTAAGCTCTGCTGTCCCGGTCTCAGGCAGCTGCCTCAAGGCTGCCCCCACTGTGCTGCCCAGACCTGTGCTTCTCGGCACTCCAGCTGTGGGCCTGGGCAGGTGGCTGGCAGGGGGGCTGTGCCTAGCAGGTACAAGGTTACTTAGCACTTTCACAGCCTGGCTGCGGCTGGGCGAGCCTGGTGGGGAGCCCACCACCACTGGCTGCACCATGCGGGCGACCTGACGGCCCCGTGGCAGGGCCTCGCCTGAGGACATTGGCCTCACAGTCACAGAGCTGCTCACCCGCTGGTCCACATGACCTCTCACCACCGTGGTGGTCCGCACAGTGCGTGTCACTCGGTGTTCCTCGAGGCTCCGGGAGCTCCCACTGGTGAGACCTACACCTGGGTGGGGACTTGGCTCTCGGGGCCCAGGCAGGGGAACCAAAAGCTCAGTCCTGGCCATAGCTCCCACACGTGGGGGCTCAGTCCTGGGATCTTGGCGGCTGCCATCACTCTGGTCCACAGCCTCCTTCAGCCTCTGCTGAGGCCTTTTCTCCTTGGGAGGTGGTGTGTACTTCTTGGAAAAGATGGGTCCATGGCTCTGGAAGTTCTTGGAGCCAGCCGTATCACAAGGGCCCTGGCAATTCATGGTCTCTTCTTCCTGTGTTGCAAAGCCATTGACTTCCTCTCGACGGCTGAACTCAAACATCTCCTTCTGGGGGGCTTCCATCTGGGCCCCTGACACCAGGGACACCTTGTGAAAACCATGTTTGATCTCTTCCTGGGCAGGGGGCCGCTGCCGCCATGTCAGTGTGGCACTTACCACTCGGGCCTTGGCCCGGGCCATGGGCCCACCTGCCTCCTCCATGTGGGACCCTGGCAACCTGTCTGGAGGCGTCCTTGTCCCACTGTGGTCCAGCTCcctgcagaggaggaagagagatgagGGTCAGAGGGTGGTGAgagtggcttcccaaagtgcagaatAACCACCCCTAGCCCAGTCAGGCCAGGAACCTCAGGCAAATCGCTTGGCCTTTCAGGTCATTGCTGTCATCTGTGAAATCGGCATGGTAGTCTCAACTCTGATTTGGTTGATCAGAGCTCCTCATCCATCCCTCTCCCTGACTTTCAGGTGATCTCCTAGGTCAGGGTCCCTCAAAGGTGAAGCTGAGGACTGAGCCcagatggagagaaaagaaagaaggcagaaggGAAGATGCAGCTGACCTACAGGTCTATGGGGGCGCTGGGACTCTGCCCACAGAGCCCTAGGTCTAGTCCCCCAAGAGCTGAAAACT
Protein-coding regions in this window:
- the CRYBG2 gene encoding beta/gamma crystallin domain-containing protein 2 isoform X3, which gives rise to MSVSVFAQAQAQSCSEWDIHVGGHGDLWIWKQQGISGGPAQCLGRLQRPAVGSAFDLASCASVEPESLALEVASGEPASARHPTYPEPAPEHGEQGPSGCTCQQSPPIAPEVPLRPEPPSNLEDAPLLPHPASFLGAEGTKGEPATPGTALPEPAQTLHTRPSSRRTRYYITVTLLGHRQAPGEEGKEPAQPAPHPCGPEESEGWWEPPHGPRPITGCQPAPLQEPQLRAQSHQGSTAQQQELQAGGTPGSPHRLELDHSGTRTPPDRLPGSHMEEAGGPMARAKARVVSATLTWRQRPPAQEEIKHGFHKVSLVSGAQMEAPQKEMFEFSRREEVNGFATQEEETMNCQGPCDTAGSKNFQSHGPIFSKKYTPPPKEKRPQQRLKEAVDQSDGSRQDPRTEPPRVGAMARTELLVPLPGPREPSPHPGVGLTSGSSRSLEEHRVTRTVRTTTVVRGHVDQRVSSSVTVRPMSSGEALPRGRQVARMVQPVVVGSPPGSPSRSQAVKVLSNLVPARHSPPASHLPRPTAGVPRSTGLGSTVGAALRQLPETGTAELKDSSALVSTGIPASAHLPKNQDVPAACADRDQGRAPDARACELWQVLGAPSSTELPLQTSQGQASVPSSPRLQTHVPSPSLAHPAKQPVVPTHARTQLTPLVLPPIKREGLVDPPAATVLPMVRRERVTVPEQPPAPSSIRRKDVPSPGGLSAPSSPSNKFVQNSENVPVLTFTQKEVVWGPGAPAAASPTRKEVVKGPGAPDASSPTQKEVVQESSAPDASSPTRKEVVKGPGAPAASSPAQKEVVQGSGAPAASSPKSTEVVQGPEGSPSIQKEAVQGIAGSLAPPLTKEETVQDPAAPATSLPKQDKGVQDSEGSPISSLTQKEVVQDPAVLPAPSSSVDRVSPSPGGTPAPVPTGAEASTESQLVSDSTEGKTCPETLREEDEVALATDLEIFLDTLRSMEPPEILRTHRLPRAPRSSYLSMYATLPAIEEDQPGPWVLGPGPQEVPSLEKKEEEEEEEPENPYLSDDEKLQRRQEKAGPNPSWDLHPARPTQVSCSPLEMMKKHVAGTKGPHLELGLELQGGTRPTSRLGGSLLFGSLVPATKEASTPEPLGTKLSALLPHGAPGLRKVPGQLPLLCSERPSLTEKLACALPLEEWSPALKTQGKPNTRPGKVIFFSESGCQGSGREVWGDIVDASGWAPVASIRVVRGCWVLYEEPEFRGQKLVLPEGDMELRTPETKWSPQGIGSLRRVVWDYRTPEISLFSEEGLKGAQVKLREALKNSQGLEKPLQVASATVSAGLWLLYPKPLFEDTPYILEPGEYPTSEAWGTSDPSVGSLKPMRLGCPNVEKPGEPRAVVYEAPGFQGRSWEVSQDIYNLQQPEDSQSPHLASVGSLRVLGGCWVGYEKEGFRGHQYLLEEGEYPDWSHWGGYDELLTSLRVIRTDFGDPAVVLFEAMDFEGHGVEVSKALPDVELVQHGPSTQAIHVLSGVWVAYQEVGFSGEQYVLEKGVYRNCEDWGAGNSALASLQPVLQVGEHDLHFVSKIQLFSRPDFLGDHFSFEDDQAALPASFRPQSCRVHGGSWILFDEKNFKGDQHILSEGEFPTLTAMGCLASTVLGSLQKVSLHFSEPSIFLYGLQCFEGKEIELSREVRSLQAEGFNNHVLSVRIKGGVWVLCEHSDFRGRQWLVGSCEITNWLTYSGTQRVGSLYPIKQMGK